CCAAAAGACGTTCTGGGGTGGGTGCCAACATAGCACCAATGAAATACCCCTTCATAGCTTCCTGGTGCGAATTCACGAAATGCATTTCCTTACCGTAATTGAACCATGGCAATGCGTAATTATCCGTAAGATATTGGCTCATAACTGCTTGTCCGTTCAATATCCGGTACATGTCCATGCTCTCCAACGCTTCGGAATACTGTCCGGCTTTTGCCTGTGCGAAAAAGCGGATCAAGTAGATCTCCTTAATGACGGGGCAGTTTGCCGCTTGCTCTAAACTTAGCAGTGCTTTGGGTAGGTTCTCTTCCACCAAGGTATAATACCACGCGTTTACTAAATACGCCTGAATTTTTACCGGCTCATTCGCTTGGTTGTACTTATTCAGAACACTAGTTACTTTTGGTGGAACATCATCAGGGGTTTTTTCCAACATGGTAAGCAATTCCCTGATCTCAATGTCGCCCAGATAGATCGAAGTGTTCTGTGTCTTTTTAGGTAGGTAGAAAGGCAATGACTGAAATAGTTCCGTTGATCTAAGAGTAGCCGTGTTACGAAGTTCAGTCGCTTTTGTAAAATTCGTTCGGGTGTCTTTCTTCATACCCGATTCCAGTTCGGATTCGATCTGCCATTTTAATACAGGTCGCACAATGCGCTGCAATTGTTCCGATGAGCATAGGCTGCTGCTGGCAGTGCTCAATGGAGATGAATCCGCGTCAAGAAATACCGGTGTATGCAATGCCCATGGTTCAAATGTGCTTGTGTTGAGCAATGGCGGGAGGTCGTCCGGTGAACGAGCTGCTTTAAGCTGTTTCATCAAACAGGTGCTTTTCTCCGGAACAAAACTCACTTCATACGTTGCATAGAAGGGGCCCGAAAAGGACTTTTCAATTCCGTTATTCTCATTGTGGAATTCAGCAGCAAAGTTCAACACGCCACTTACGTCTATCCGTTGCACTCCATTTTTCTCGTATAGGTCAGAGAACTGAAGTGACTGGAAAAAGAAGGGTTCGTGCAATACCGTGATCAGGTTCAGATCACGCTCTAAGTTGAAAACCACATCCTGTGCTCGCTGAGCAGCATAGCGTGGTGCGAAGTTCTTATTGTCGAACAAGGCCAGTTCCATCGTGCAATCCTTGGTAAAAAGATCACTTTCGTTGTATGGGGATAGCATACCGCCAAATGATGAAGCATTGCTCTTGACTGCGGTGCCAATATGCACCATATCGTTAAAGGCAAATAAATTGTTGAGCACCAACGAGCGTGCCATGTATTCGTGCAGATCGGTGCTGTTGGTCTGTGCTGCTGACCCACCCACAAGTGTGCAGGCTAATGTGAGGGACGTTAGAGTGCGTAGTTTCATGGTGCAATGGGACCCAAAGGTCGTAACGGATGGTCAGAGTGGGAAATATAGCAATAACAAACACTATCCGTGGCTGATCATGATGTTCATCCCTTGCATCGTGCCGTTGGTGAACACGAATTGCCATTTCATAAGCCGTTAGTTACTTTCACTGCGCAAGATCCAAGACCATGAGCAAACCCGCAGCACGAATAGGCGATATGCACGTGTGCCCGATGGTAACACCGGGAACACCGCCCATACCGCATGTGGGTGGACCTATAATAGGGCCAGGTTGTGCCACGGTGTTGATCGGCGGTATGCCTGCCGCAGTGATGGGTGATATGTGCGTATGTACAGGACCGCCCGACACGATCACGCTAGGTTCTACTGGAGTATTGATAGGGGGGAAACCAGCAGCGCGCTTGGGTGATATGTGTGGGCATGGCGGGGCTATTGTAGTAGGATGCCCAACTGTACTGATCGGTGAGATCTCACCAGGTGGATTGGCGCTAATGCGCTTGATGCTCATTGCCATGTTATTGAAGATCAAGGGCTTTGAAGGAGGAGAAGCTGGAGCGCTGGCGGTAAGGCAGATGCTAAGCTTACAACAAGCCGCTGTGAGTGGTGCGGCTTTCTGCGAGGTGTGTGAAGCTGCTAAGAATAATGGCAGTTCAGGTACCGGAGCATCACGTGGTGGTAAAGCCGACGCTCCCGGAGTACAACCAGTGGAGCAAGAAGTAAAGAAGATCAACTCGATCTACTTCACCGATACGGAGGGCAATCGGATTACCGAGGTGGAGGAGGAAGAAACCGTGATGCTGACCATTGAAGGTGAGAATATTGGGGGCGAGGAAGTCTTGATCACCCTTTACGACAACTCCGGGGACTTCACTTATCAAGGGAACTATATTGAGAATGATCAGCTGAAGGTTTCCATGCCTAGTGATAAGCACCAAGTTGAATTAGGAATTAAAATGAATACAGCATAATGCCGTCTATTTTCCTCACATCTAATACCCGTGTTACAGCCACTGCTAATGCATTGAAGCTGCCTAAACCCGAAGTGATCGCCTTGTTCAGGTTAAAGTCTGATTATAGTGGTGAATTCGGCTTTGATTGGATCAGATGTGGGGATACTGCCTATTTCTGGGATACGGATTATGAAGATGTGGTAAAGAAGCACTTCACCGATGCAACTGAGACAACTTTTGAAATGGATGGCAATGAGAAGGGCGGTCATTACGCTGCAGTACTTGACTTAGATGGTAAGAGTTTTCAGTATGAGGCGCTCAAACGTCAATATGCTAAATTCAGTTTGCCTTGGGCTGAATTGAATGATGATGGTGACCTGATCCCAGCTGAATACATCGTGCCGTGGGTATCACTTTACAAGGACTGTAGTGCTGAATTGAACATAAAGGTGGTTATTTCACGCGGAGCCGACCACTTGGCATTCGATTCCAATGATAATTACTTGATCGAACCTTCGGTGATCGATGTTAAAGGAAAGAACGGGCAGGAAGACCTTGATGTTACATTGAGGATCACTTGTATTGAAGAGCACACAGCAGATCTGGAATTGGTTATGCGTGCATATAAGAATGAACGCCCTGCTGCTTTGGAATTAGTAATGCAGGCCTATGACAGCGAAGGGTTCGAAAATGAAAGTGAAGGTGTACTGGCAGGTAAGCTCAAAATGTGGGCGAACGGCCCAGCGAAACGAAAGAAGAAAAAAGTTGTATTTGTGCAGGTGCTGACCCCAGAAATCGTGCCGGGTGAAGGAGAGCGTTCCTATGATCCTAGTAATGAAAAGGTCAGAGTCAACAGTTATACCAGACAAGCGTTGATCGAATTGGACGAAGATTCTGAAGTAATCACAATGGACCTAATTGAAGAGGATGACTTTGGTCAGTTCATCCTTAATGGGAGGGTAGTGAACAGAAGCACCGTTGATGACTCGACCCTTGATGCCTATTTGAAAACCAAACTTGGCTTGGAGAAAGATGGTAAGTTCGATGCCACCTTCTTCAAAGCATTCTATTTTGGGGAAGGAGGACTTTCTGGCGCTTCCGGTGGGGGACTAAGCGGTTATTCGCGTCTTGGAGCTGACTTTGTTGTAGTGTTCAGTTCGGCGAATCAGCAGACTGCGTCTCATGAGATCCTGCATTCTTTCAACTTGCCACATTCATTCACTAATAAAGAATCAAGTGGGCATGCCCTGTTTACCTACGAAGCACTTAAAACGGAAAACTTGCTGGACTATTCGCACCAAGTTACCGGTCATACGAATGATCGACGCTCTTTGTGGTACTGGCAATGGGTAAAAGCTAACGACTCGATCACTTGAAATGAATTGGAGAACGACGCTTTCCATCCTAATAATGGCCTCTCTTGCAAATTGTGTAGCCCAAAAGAACATGAACATGGTACCATATGTAGATGATAAATTCAGCACATTCGATATTAAGGCCTTCGATCAAGAACGTGTGGATAGGAAGCGGGTCATTCAAAAGGATGGGATGTATATCGAAGAGGAGATCCAATCTTACGGTTATATCCGCAGAACATA
The nucleotide sequence above comes from Flavobacteriales bacterium. Encoded proteins:
- a CDS encoding PAAR domain-containing protein — encoded protein: MSKPAARIGDMHVCPMVTPGTPPIPHVGGPIIGPGCATVLIGGMPAAVMGDMCVCTGPPDTITLGSTGVLIGGKPAARLGDMCGHGGAIVVGCPTVLIGEISPGGLALMRLMLIAMLLKIKGFEGGEAGALAVRQMLSLQQAAVSGAAFCEVCEAAKNNGSSGTGASRGGKADAPGVQPVEQEVKKINSIYFTDTEGNRITEVEEEETVMLTIEGENIGGEEVLITLYDNSGDFTYQGNYIENDQLKVSMPSDKHQVELGIKMNTA